CATCGAAACCGGCGAGATCTACGAACTGACGCAGAGCATGCGCGACGCCGCCTACACCGCCCACCCCGAGACCGGCGTGCCGGTCAAGCGCATCCTGGCCCGCCCCGGCATCGCCTTCAAGGGCAGCGGCTTCTACGCCAACGACTCCCGCAAGGGCGGGGCCGAGGGCGGCGGCAGTGCGCCCAAGTCGGAGGGCGCCACAGGTTCCAAAGGCGGCGAGTGAAGGCCGGACGCGCCGTGGCGGCCGCCGTGGTGGTCGCGGGCGTCGCGGTGGGCGCCTATGTCACGGGCCGCGTGAGCGCTGAGCGGGCGCTGGTCACGCCGGACGAGATCAACACCGTCGAGGTCTCGCAGAGCGCCGTGCAGGCGGTCGTGCGGATCGACAACCGGCTGCGCAAGGACGTGCTCCAGACCGGTGACGACCCCATCGACACCGGCAC
This region of Deinococcus metalli genomic DNA includes:
- a CDS encoding FmdB family zinc ribbon protein, translating into MPTYLYKNIETGEIYELTQSMRDAAYTAHPETGVPVKRILARPGIAFKGSGFYANDSRKGGAEGGGSAPKSEGATGSKGGE